A window of the Echeneis naucrates chromosome 3, fEcheNa1.1, whole genome shotgun sequence genome harbors these coding sequences:
- the eif4g2a gene encoding eukaryotic translation initiation factor 4 gamma 2a translates to MLGNIKFIGELGKLNLIHESILHKCIKTLLEKKKRVQLKDMGEDLECLCQIMKTVGPKLDHEKARSLMDQYFGRMQSLTNNKELPARIRFLLQNMVELRENNWVPRKAYVDNGPKTINQVRQDAVKDLGVFIPPPTDGMRNEFFMDSSCFLPTRIKFDRETLGGLADMFGQMPGCGIGTGPGVIQDHYSPTMGRHRINPLFNGHIGNGSSSHQPQFETGNKLFIKPNQGQHSPVFNHKQIHSGQVQSKDMSSRFGKKGKLNADEISLRPAQSFILSKKQVPKLQPQMTMIPPSAQGPPLGQTPQLGLKTNPPPIQEKPAKSNKKAPPTKEELHKMTDTLVTDYLNNKNIEEAVNAVREMKVPKCFLSEMLQKIVVHSLDRSDEDKEQASTLIHALCTEGLVAGENLMQAFLGVLDQCPKIEEEVPLVKSYLAQFAAHAVVADLVSIADLAHQLEDGAHFPLFLLCLQQMLKLKDRDWLTDLFQQSKVNMQKMLPEIDQNKDRMLEILEGKGLSFLFPLMKLEKELLKQIKVDPSPQSIYKWIKDNISPKLHTDKGFVNILMTSFLQYIAYEINPDDDEEQLAAPSKEQLDEEKQLLLSFKPVMQKFLHDHIDLQVGALYALQVHCNSKAFPKGMLLRYFVNFYDMEIIEEEAFLSWKEDITQEYPGKGKALFQVNQWLTWLETAEEEESEDEDY, encoded by the exons ATGCTGGGCAACATCAAATTCATTGGGGAACTTGGCAAACTCAACCTTATTCACGAATCTATCCTTCATAAGTGCATCAAAACC cttttggagaagaagaagagagtcCAACTTAAGGATATGGGTGAAGATTTGGAATGCCTCTGTCAGATAATGAAAACAGTAGGACCTAAACTTGATCATGAAAAGGCTAGG TCTTTGATGGATCAGTACTTTGGCCGCATGCAGTCCTTAACGAACAACAAGGAATTGCCGGCGAGGATTCGTTTCCTGTTGCAGAACATGGTGGAGCTACGAGAAAACAACTGGGTGCCTCGCAAGGCTTATGTTGACAACGGACCAAAGACAATCAACCAAGTTCGTCAGGATGCAGTAAAG GATTTGGGTGTTTTCATTCCACCTCCAACCGACGGAATGAGAAATGAGTTCTTCATGGACAGCTCCTGCTTTCTGCCAACAAGGATCAAGTTTGACAGGGAAACTCTTGGTGGGCTGGCTGATATGTTTGGACAAATGCCTG gcTGTGGCATTGGCACAGGTCCGGGAGTCATTCAGGACCATTATTCTCCTACCATGGGGCGTCACCGTATAAATCCACTCTTCAATGGTCATATTGGAAATGGCAGCAGTTCTCATCAGCCCCAgtttgaaacaggaaacaagctTTTCATAAAACCCAACCAG ggTCAGCATTCACCAGTTTTCAACCACAAACAGATTCACTCAGGGCAGGTGCAGTCTAAAGATATGTCCTCAAGATTCGGCAAGAAGGGGAAACTCAATGCTGATGAG ATCAGTCTAAGGCCAGCACAGTCCTTTATTTTGAGTAAAAAGCAAGTGCCAAAGCTGCAGCCACAGATGACTATGATTCCTCCCAGTGCCCAAGGACCCCCACTAGGACA GACTCCACAGCTTGGCTTGAAGACCAATCCACCCCCAATACAGGAAAAACCtgcaaagtcaaataaaaaagctCCTCCAACCAAGGAAGAGTTGCACAAGATGACA GACACACTGGTAACTGACTACCTGAATAACAAGAACATTGAAGAGGCAGTGAATGCTGTGAGAGAGATGAAGGTTCCCAAGTGCTTTTTGTCTGAAATGCTGCAAAAGATCGTGGTTCATTCCCTTGACCGTTCAGATGAGGATAAAGAACAAGCAAGCACCCTGATCCATGCGCTCTGCACTGAGGGGCTCGTCGCTGGTGAAAACCTAATGCAG GCCTTTCTGGGCGTTCTGGACCAGTGTCCCAAGATTGAGGAAGAGGTCCCCCTGGTGAAGTCTTACCTGGCACAGTTCGCAGCACATGCAGTCGTTGCTGACTTGGTCAGCATTGCAGATTTGGCCCATCAGCTGGAGGACGGAGCACATTTCCCACTTTTCTTGCTTTGCCTGCAGCAGATGCTCAAACTGAAGGACcgtgattggctgactgacctgtttCAGCAGAGCAAAGTCAACATGCAGAAGATGTTGCCTG AAATTGACCAGAACAAGGACAGGATGCTGGAGATTCTGGAGGGCAAAGGTCTCAGCTTTTTGTTCCCACTAATGAAGTTGGAGAAAGAGCTACTGAAGCAGATCAAAGTAGATCCTTCCCCACAGTCCATCTACAAATGGATCAAGGACAATATCTCGCCTAAACTCCACACTGACAAAGGCTTTGTCAACATCCTCATGACCAG CTTCTTGCAGTACATTGCATATGAAATTaaccctgatgatgatgaagagcagCTGGCAGCGCCTAGTAAGGAACAGCTGGATGAAGAGAAGCAGCTGCTATTGTCTTTCAAGCCAGTGATGCAAAAGTTCCTACATGATCACATTGACTTGCAAGTGGGTGCACTCTATGCACTGCAAGTCCACTGCAACTCCAAGGCTTTCCCCAAAG gcatgCTGTTGCGCTACTTTGTGAACTTTTATGACATGGAAATAATTGAAGAAGAAGCCTTCCTTTCATGGAAAGAAGATATCACCCAGGAATATCCGGGGAAAGGAAAAGCGTTATTTCAG GTGAACCAGTGGCTGACATGGCTGGAGACCgcagaagaggaggagtcaGAAGATGAAGATTACTGA